CTTGCGCTGCGTGAGATACAATACGCATTCGTTCGCACCAACTTCAAAACAGATGAAGGCAGGCACGCCGAGCACAGCTTCAATATCTTTCCAGAAGTTTATCTGGAGCGCCGGGAAAGGGAGACCGACCCTGTTGAACGATGTACGGTAACGCTCGCACGTCCCATTGTTGAGTCCCTCAAGGACGAGCACTTCACCTGTCTCAATCATGCGCTCATGGCGCAGCTCGGCACGATCGGCCAGGCACTGTATATGCGCTTGTTCTTCCATTTCGCAAACTTGTATATGGACAATTCGCGTAAGCGACCAACGTTTAGGAAGCGCTACGAAGATGTCTGTACGGAATGGCTTGGTGGGCTCACTGTTCATGCCCAACCGTCAGTCATAGAGCGGGACCAACTAGGTCCACATCTGAGGAAGCTCCGCGCGCTAAGTTTTCTGGCATCATACGACATCGCACGCGCCGCGGATGGGAAGGGATTTGTCTTGAGCTTCCGTCCTGGCGCCGCGTTCATCACCGACTACGAACGCTTTTATCGCGGTTGTCAGGCTGAAATGCAGTTCGAATTTCAGAGTGACCAGCACGAGACGGCCGAGCCGCTCAAGATCGCATATATGTTTTTGGAGAAACGCACCGGCCAGCCGGCCGCCGCTATCCCGTATGTTCCAACTAAGGACGTTGAGACCGCGAAATTTCTGCTGGCGAAGGTGCCATTTGACGAGATGCCTCAGTTCATCGACTACGCGCTCGTAGAAGCCAAGAAGACAAACTTTGATGTGAAAACATTAGGTGGGCTCAGGCAGTACCTGGCAAGCTATATTGAGCGCCGGCAGCGCCGAGCAGCCGACACTAAAGCCGCACAGCAGGCATTATCAGAAGAGCACGCCGAAGAAGAGCGTATCGAATATGGCACGTACCGACGCAGGGCGGCGGACGTACTGTTTGTTTCGCTGTCCCTCAGCGAACAAGAAGAAATCCGAGCGCTGGTCATGACGGAAGTAGGGAAGGGAGGCGGTCCGATCCGGTCACATCTCGCCGATATGGCGCGAGCCCGCATCACGGCCGAGCGGCACCCAGACAAGATCCAACCGTTTGAGGATTGGAGAATGACGAGACGCTCATATGGCAAAGCGAGTTAAGACAAGAATTAAAGAGCTTAGTGATCGGCTGTCCTTGTGGACGGATGAGGATATTGATGTGCTAGAAAACGCCATCTGCCAGATTGAGGAGCGCCGCTTCGACGAATATCACACCGTAGAAGATGAGCGACGGCCTTTCGATGGAACCAAACGGCACCAGCAGGCGGGGTGTGCTATAATGTCGCTATGAGTAATAAGCTGAGAGAACTCTTGGAACGCGCAGAGACTTGGCCCGAAGAGGTCCAGGAGGAGGCTGCCGAGACCTTGTTGTCGATCGAACAGAGCTTCACTGATGGTTACGTCCTCACGGCAGAGGATCGGGAAGCACTAGCACGTAGTGCAGAGGACGTCCGCCAAGGCCGATTTGTCCGAGATAGCGCAGTTTCTGAGTTCTTCGACCGCTATCGTACTATATGAGGCTTAGGGTCGTCAGCACGGCCTTTGCCGAGCTTGCTGAGATTGCTGAATTTATCGCCCGGGACAATCCCGATGCATCAAGGGGGGTCGTGAGGCGTATCGAAGAAGTATTTACGCGGATCAAGCAATTTCCATATATGGCCCACCCAGCCGACACATCAGACATTCGAATTTATCCGGTGCGGCCATTTCCGTATCTAGTGTTCTACAGCATCGAGCAGGATGAGATTATCGTACGCAACGTTCGGCACGAAGCACGACGCCGTTCAAATAGGTGAGTGGAAAAGAATGGCTCAACAGAGCCATTTTGAAGTGTCGCACAATATATGTTTCGCGACACATGAATTTCGGCTTGTCAATGTGCTGTCCCTCTTAGCTGGCCGGACAGGAGTTGCGCCAGATGTGGATAATGCCGTCTCGGCCGGGGGGTCTCACCCAAAGAACTGGGGGGTTTGACCCAACATAGCGGGGGGTTTGACCCAAGGAATTTAAAATCGGATTCTCGTGATACGTTGCGAAATAAGGGAATTTTGGAGATCGCGATCCGCTCTAATAGAATCTAATATATTTAATACACCAGTGTGTGCTCTTTGAAGGATAAGGAGCGACCCGGCGCGGGCCGCACGCTTGCCCTTTCCTCTCCTGGTCCGTCAGCTTGTAAGCGCCTCAGCGGCTCACGAAAATACTTTCAAAGTCCGTGCGTAACCGCTGCTGAAGAAAGTCGTACGCCTTCTCATCTTTGACTATTTCCATTGGCAGCGCATCAAGACGGTTGAGTATCGCTGTCCTCACGTTTCCCATAGCTGCTTGGTTCTTATCCTGATCTGCCTCAAGCTTGATCACACGCTCGGTTAAGATACGGATCGCTTCCTGGAGCTGCGCCGAATTGGCATCGAGTTGTGGCCTTGTCACCAGATTTAGACTGAGTTCACCTGGCCCCCCCGTTCCCGTCCCGGCGGCGTTTACAGTAACTGAGGCGCTCTCGAGTTGCACCGGGCTGCGCGCAGTGCCCCCTGTATCCTGCCCTCGCCACGAGACGCGCAAGTTAGCAGTTGTCGATGTCAGTTCGGAAACTGACCCGAACTGGGGTGCCGCCGGTTGCAACGCGCCAAGTAGGTAGCCAGCACTGATTAGACAAATGAGCCCGACTCGCCGAACAATTGTGATCATTCTCGTTTCCTTACGAATTGCTCGTTCTGACAGAAATAGGTTGTAGCGACCTTGCGGCGCTCGAGAAAGATGGCCAATCCCTCATTGTGCTCGAACGAACGTACTGGCAAGATCGGATTTCAGTCGCTGTTGGAGCAGGGCGTAAGCTTGCTCGTCGCGAGCCAGTGCCAACGGCAGATCGCCGATCTTCTTCAATAGCTGATCTCGGACTTCTGCTATTAGTCGTTCTTGTTGATCTAGTCGTGTTCGCAGCGATGCGATCTCGTTTGACAACAAATCGAACTTGCCCTGTACCAGCTGACGCGTCTCTTCCGATGTATAAACAACAAAGATCGGATCAGCGGGTTTGGGAAAGCCGCTAGCCCACGCTATTTCTCCCGAGTTAGAAAACCTTTGCCAGTGCAGGGGTTGAGCTCCCCCAACAATGGAGAGGCGCGCCACGCGCTCCTCGCTGTGCGCCTGCGTTGCCCAACTGCCAAGAATGAAAAGGATGGCTGAGAGCGCTCTGTGAGAGTTCATCAAATTTTCTCCTATTGCAACTTATCACCCAACAGTGGACGATAAGCCAGATTGTTGCAATGTTAGCGTGTAGGCAAGTCATATAGGATTTGAGAAGATGCGCCTGTTTTTTGCTGCACTCGCTCTTTCTTTGGTCGCTCCCGTCTCGAATTTGCATGCGGAAGATTGGACTGAGCAGCAGCGTGCGGATTTGCATGCCGCAGGCTTTAAATATGGCATCACAACCATCCGAGCGATGGCTGTGTGGATGGATACCGCGCTGCCACCCCCAACAGCCGAAGTCAGCGCTGTCCAGCGGCAAGCGCTTGAGAAGGTGATGCAAGGCTATATTAAAGAGCGGCAAAGCAGCCAAGGAACACTCATGACGTTCAAGGGCAGCGCCGAGTTCTTGGTTGATAGCACGGCGGTCAGCATGGCGGCCACCGGCGTTGGGCTGGTGCCTGCGGCTATTTTCAAGACCAGTGCGCAAGCTGCCTCTGACGTGTTTTTTTCAGGCATGGAGGCCGATATCAATCGAAACCTCACGGTATACCTCAAGAAGATCGAGCCGCAGTTGCTCAAGGTCGCTGGAGGCGATTACGAAACGCTACGCAAAGAGACGACGGCGGGTCTTAAAGATAAGCTCGACCAGCAGACAACGGTCTTTGCAGAATTAAACAATATGGTCGGTAGCGACCCACTAGCCCGCGAGCGTGCGCAAGGGATGGTGATAGAAGCCATTCGGGCAACGAGCAAGGCGACGCTTGATAAAATTGAATCGCTAGATGAACGACTAATCGGCGTGGAGCAGCGTGTCGGAAAGCTTGCCAACGCGGTCGCAAAGTTTGAGCGAAGGACAATAGCCGTGCTCGATCGACATGAGAAGGCACTGCGCTCCTTGAGCGACGACATGAACACCATGCGCGAGGCCGTTACTGCAATCGACGGAAGGCTCAAGACGCAAGAGCGTAATGCCGGGTTTGTGAATGATTTTGTGTTTGACAGCATGCCGCCGGGCACCAAGGCCGCGGCGCTGAGGGGTGGCTTCCTTAAGGAGCGCTTCGCATGTCCACCTGCAAGCCCGAGCTGCGATGGCCCTGCGCTGAAAGACGACTTGATTAAGCGGTTTGAGGCAGAGGCACGTATTGCGTCGCATGTCGCAACCGTAAAAGAGACCGTAATGGCGCTAAACGATGTCGCCACTATAGCAACCGATCTGGGCATCAATATCCCAGGCCTCAACAACGCGGTCCAGTATGGCTCAGCGGCTGCAAACGCTTTTGCATCATTTGCCTCGGGCAATTACCTCGGAGCAATTGCTTCCGTTACTGGCGTGTTTCGAAAGAGGTCAGATCCTGAGGCCGAACGGTTCAAAATGCTGATGAGCTATCTTCGACAGCAATTTGAGGTCATTAACGCCAAGCTCGACGCCATTCTCGAAAATCAAAAGAGGATGATGGAAGCCCTCGGCAAATTGTCGGAGCAAATGCGCACTTATTACGTGTCGCTCGACGAGCGTCTTATCCGAATGGAATTCGAGCTGAAGCGAGTGCGCGATATCGGTCTAACGAACTTGTGGCAACCTTGGACCTCTTGTCAGGCAGTCTATGAGCACCTGCTTAGAAACGAGGCCCAATATCGGTACGTGGCGCAGGGCGATTTTGTTCGAATGGACGATCTCTATGCAGCAATCGATACAATCGGAGAATCGGCCAAGAGCTGCGCAAAGCTCGGCCAGGAGCGAACGACAACAATCACCTCGTCGGAATGGTTTGGCAACTTCCTTGACGTAAGGCTCGTGCGCGACGGCATGGTTGATCCGTTGCCTCCCCTTGAGCGGGGCGAATTCCACTCGAAAAGCCAACTTAATGCTTTCATCGAGAATGTTCACGCGCCTTCGTACCGCGTGTTGATCGATCTGCTCGGACGTCACGGTCTCCCACTTGACCGCGGGCTGGAACTGCTG
This genomic interval from Bradyrhizobium guangzhouense contains the following:
- a CDS encoding type II toxin-antitoxin system RelE/ParE family toxin, translated to MRLRVVSTAFAELAEIAEFIARDNPDASRGVVRRIEEVFTRIKQFPYMAHPADTSDIRIYPVRPFPYLVFYSIEQDEIIVRNVRHEARRRSNR
- a CDS encoding replication initiator protein A, whose protein sequence is MAAKQTTTTGQDAPSTVEKIYMENTLLRISGALFCHDAKRASTRTQEIALNHNAKEKAVFIRPDPALGQPGPLAHKIFVALIKKHSNYGRPIRSDISFTKRELTRLIGRKKWGGRDSEELTLALREIQYAFVRTNFKTDEGRHAEHSFNIFPEVYLERRERETDPVERCTVTLARPIVESLKDEHFTCLNHALMAQLGTIGQALYMRLFFHFANLYMDNSRKRPTFRKRYEDVCTEWLGGLTVHAQPSVIERDQLGPHLRKLRALSFLASYDIARAADGKGFVLSFRPGAAFITDYERFYRGCQAEMQFEFQSDQHETAEPLKIAYMFLEKRTGQPAAAIPYVPTKDVETAKFLLAKVPFDEMPQFIDYALVEAKKTNFDVKTLGGLRQYLASYIERRQRRAADTKAAQQALSEEHAEEERIEYGTYRRRAADVLFVSLSLSEQEEIRALVMTEVGKGGGPIRSHLADMARARITAERHPDKIQPFEDWRMTRRSYGKAS